In Panicum virgatum strain AP13 chromosome 5K, P.virgatum_v5, whole genome shotgun sequence, the genomic window AGCCATCATGATGGATCGCCTAtttcgagaaaaaaatatgGATATATATGAGCAACACTTCAACAATGTCCCCCTATCCACAAGTAGATAAAAAGCTACTATAGGTATCTAGTTATATGCAGCCAACTATGGGTGAAATCGAAGTTACTGAACAAAGTAAAGAATAGCAATTTGGCAAAAACCGAGCTGCTGCTTCTCTAGATCGGATCGAACTACATCAAGCCGTTCTTCATCTGAAAGACTCCCATCACCACCACGGCCACGCTAGGGTCCATGATTCACACCTTTAgtcactttttttctttttctcccctaACATTATTTCTCCTTTTCATTTTATCTTCTATCCATACTTATCCTACCTTCCTATATATTCTTATTCTCAATTCCCTCCTTCCTTTTTTTCTCCCATTTCCTTTCCCCGCACTCATCATACCTTATTTCTTCCTCGTATCCTATTTCTTCACCTATATTTTCTATAAAATTCTAGAATTTTTAGAGTAAGTTCACCACAAAACTTATTCAAACAACCCGTTAGAAAACTCAGTTCGTATATATAAATTGCATTTTAAGAACTTTTTTAGTCATTTAAAAAAATCTCCATGAAAAGTTACCCTAAATTTTCTTTTGAGAAGTTGTACTAGAAAGGTTGTCCCAGTAAATTATCTTGAAATAAAATGTTCTTAtaaattattcaaaaaaaaagtatgtaAAACTGTATCATTAATTtataagttttcaaaaaaaacggAGAAAGTTGTGAAGAAGAAAAATTAGCCAAAAAAACAAGAGTTGCAGCTCCTGGCGCGTGTTATATGACTATATCAGAGCCCGCTTTAGTTGTCTTGGCTTAGTTTGATGTTGCTCACACacaaaaataagaagaaaaatacAGGTACTCAGTTTCTGTCGAAAATGCAGTACGCATGAGACAATGGTGCACATGATTGCAAAATGATAGTTCTTAAATACGTGACAAATTGAACGTGGCAGATGACAACTATGATCGAGGACGATGAGCGTCCACTATCCAGTAGAGGAGACCAATACCTGCTGTACCTATGCAGGTTTACAGTTTCATTACATGCATGCAGTCAGAAGTCTAGTGAGACTGCGTGAAATTGAAGTTACTGCACGCCGTAAAAATCTGCAACTTGGCGAACCCGAGCTGCTTCTTCTCCAGGTCGAACTGCAGGACGTGGTTCTCCATCTGGAACCCTCCGATCTCCACTGCCGGCGCCCCGCCGTATCCGCCCTTCTCGGGCTTCATCATCTTGACGAACCCGAAGCACGCCGCCGTGAAGTTGTTGACGTCCACCATGGTGTTGCTGCCGGCGATGAACGTCCAGTTCTTTCCACCTTCGAGCATGAGGTCGATGTCCGGGACAAGCCAGCCGATCCGGGTCGGGCCCGGGAGCGTCTTGGAATCGTAGCACAGCTCGAAGGGCGCCACCGCCTTGACTTTCTTGCTGTTCCACTTCGCCGTCAGGGCCTTGTCGAACGCGTCCACCAACGGGCGGTACACGTCGGGCCGGAGCGCGGTGTACGGCGCCCTCGTGCTGAGGACGACGCCGCCGGTGGCGAGCGGGAGTTGCAGCTGCGCCTTGTCGACGGCAATGGCCTTGACGGGGAGGTAGTAGCTGGAGCTGCCTCTCTTGCTGAGCAACGGGGTGCGCGTCAGCGTCGTGAGATCAACCCCCACCTCCGCGGGCGGCGAGGTGCTCGTCATGAGGAACAgcgggccgccgccgaagaTCGCCACGCCGGCACCGGTCCTCGGGAGGCAGAGCATGAACTTGGTGGCGACGCCCTGCGTGCGCGCGACCTGCGCGggcagcgccaccctcgacgccGCGAGCCCTGCGACGCCGACCGCGCCGGCGGGGAGCTTGGCGAGGTGCGAGGGCGGCGCGCAGGAGGCGACGGCCGGGAAGGAGACCGGGTGCAGCGGGTTCTTGCCGTCGGTGGCGTTGGCGGAGAGCGCGGTGCGCGTCAGGTCGCCCGTGGCGGACTTGCCGGCGAAGGGGTTGTAGGGGTGCGCCGTGCACTTGCACCGGAACGGGTCCTCCTCGTCGGGGACGCCGTGGCCGGTGTGCGGGCAGTCGGGCGGGTGGTAGCTGTGGGCGTGGGCGCAGTCATGGTGATGGCACTGGAGCGTCGGGTGGGGGCGGTCGCAGGTGTACCAGATGAGCGGGCCGGAGAGGTCGAGGACGAGCTGGCGGCTGTCCTTGAGCGGGGAGGTGTAGAGCGAGGTGGCGGGGTCCTTGGTGATGGCCGTGACCAGGGGCTTGCCGCCCttgggtgccgccgccgccaatgtGCAAGGGGACAAGCAGCACGCCGCGAGGCAGAGCGAGACGGCGAGCAGCAGCGTGGCCGTGGCCTCGGATCGCGGCATCTTGGGCAGGCTGTGTGCCTGTGTGAGGGAGGTGTCTGTGTGTTGGAGTGGCGTGCCGTGTGGGGTTGCTTAAATTCAGTGCGCTGCACATCAGATCTGTGCATACCTTGCTGATCATCTCTGAATACAGTTGACTTCGCGATTGTTTTAAGCCATCGCTTGTTTCGTTAGAGTAGCAGAAGCAGCAAGCATGTGCTGGAAGCCTGGAACATGGAATGGATGGCGCGATCCATCATCCATTGGCTCTCTGCATATCTGCCCAGGGTGTTACCATCTTCTGCGCTCTCTGTATCTCTCTTGGGCtctatttcgacacatgcatggagtactaaatgaagtctatttacaatttttttgcatgaatagactgtaaatcgcgagacgaatctaatgagcctacacaatccataatttgcaacaatgatgctacaataaccatcagctaattattgattaatcatgaattaattagcatcattagattcgtctcgcgatttacaacccatctatacaaaaagttttgtaaatagatttcatttagcatttcaaattaataaaattctgtcgcaaaattttttttgtgtttcatctaaacacaccctggtCTCTTCGACTCTTTCCCAAGCCCCACCATTTCGCCTCCGCGCTCACGTGCCACTTCTGCTGCCGAGCGTTTTCTACTCCCTGCCCACATGGCAGCATGAGAGTGGAGCCTTCATGCCCAGCATGGTCGCATGTTTTCGCCGCCGTCTCCGACGAACACGGTGAGGGGGTCACCAATGCCAATTTGAGCTCGCGTAACCACAGCGGAAGTTGGGAGATTTCAGGTGATGAAAAAGCAGAGGGTACTCAGGCtttgtttagttcccttcaaaattctaaaattttacaagatttcttatcacatcaaattttttaatACATACATGATCATTAAATATCGAATCTTTTAATGCATAAATGATCATTAAACCGAGCTAGTACTTAAACAGGTGACAGACTTGGCAGGTCACTAACATGCCATGATCGAGGTCCGAGATGGAGAAGAATCCACTGCACTAGTACAAGTAGTATCCAGTTGACCAGACCCTGAGCCGACACATGCTTCCAACAATCCACAATTTACTGGGTCTTGGTGAAGTTGAAGTTATTGCACGCCGAGAAAGCCGGCACCTTGGCGAAGCCGAGCTGCTGCTTCTCCAGGTCGAACTGCAGCAGGTGGTTCTCCA contains:
- the LOC120709199 gene encoding chitinase CLP-like — encoded protein: MPRSEATATLLLAVSLCLAACCLSPCTLAAAAPKGGKPLVTAITKDPATSLYTSPLKDSRQLVLDLSGPLIWYTCDRPHPTLQCHHHDCAHAHSYHPPDCPHTGHGVPDEEDPFRCKCTAHPYNPFAGKSATGDLTRTALSANATDGKNPLHPVSFPAVASCAPPSHLAKLPAGAVGVAGLAASRVALPAQVARTQGVATKFMLCLPRTGAGVAIFGGGPLFLMTSTSPPAEVGVDLTTLTRTPLLSKRGSSSYYLPVKAIAVDKAQLQLPLATGGVVLSTRAPYTALRPDVYRPLVDAFDKALTAKWNSKKVKAVAPFELCYDSKTLPGPTRIGWLVPDIDLMLEGGKNWTFIAGSNTMVDVNNFTAACFGFVKMMKPEKGGYGGAPAVEIGGFQMENHVLQFDLEKKQLGFAKLQIFTACSNFNFTQSH